TTCGCCAAGCAGGAGGACCTCGACGCCTATCTCAAGCAGATCGAGGAAGCCGAGAAGCGCGACCATCGCAAGCTCGGGCGCGAGCTCGACCTCTTCCATTTCCAGGAGGAAGGTCCGGGCGTGGTGTTCTGGCATCCGAAGGGCTGGACCATCTTCCAGCAGCTGATCGCCTATATGCGCCGCCGCCTCTCCGGCGACTACAACGAGGTCAACGCACCGCAGATCCTCGACAAGGTGCTGTGGGAGACCTCGGGCCATTGGGGCTGGTACCGCGAGAACATGTTCGCGGCGCAATCGGCCGGCGACGAGGCCGAGGACAAGCGCTGGTTTGCGCTGAAGCCGATGAACTGCCCCGGCCACGTGCAGATCTTCAAGCACGGCCTGAAGAGCTACCGCGACCTGCCGCTGCGCCTCGCCGAGTTCGGCGTGGTGCATCGCTATGAGCCGTCCGGCGCCATGCACGGCTTGATGCGCGTGCGCGGCTTCACCCAGGACGACGCACACATCTTCTGCACCGAGGACCAGCTTGCGGACGAGTGTCTGAAGATCAACGATCTCATCCTGTCGACTTACGCCGACTTCGGCTTTACCGGCGATTTGACGGTGAAGCTGTCGACGCGGCCGGAAAAGCGCGTCGGCACCGATGCGATGTGGGATCACGCCGAGCGCGTGATGGCGACAGTGCTGCGCGAAATCCAGACGCAGAACAACCACATCAAAACCGAGATCAATCCGGGCGAAGGTGCCTTCTACGGGCCGAAGTTTGAATATGTGCTGCGCGACGCCATCGGCCGCGACTGGCAGTGCGGCACCACGCAGGTCGACTTCAACCTGCCGGAGCGGTTCGGCGCGTTCTACATCGACCATGACGGCAGCAAGAAGCCGCCGGTGATGGTGCACCGCGCGATCTGCGGCTCGATGGAACGCTATATCGGCATCCTGATCGAGCACTTTGCCGGCAACTTCCCGCTCTGGCTCTCGCCGGTGCAGGCGGTGGTCACGACCATCACCTCGGAAGGCGACGAATACGCCAAGCAGGTGCTGGAACAGGCGCGGCGCGCCGGGCTGCGGGTCGAGCTCGACCTGCGCAACGAGAAGATCAACTACAAGGTCCGCGAGCACTCGCTGGCCAAGATTCCGGCATTGCTCGTGGTCGGCAAGAAGGAGGCCGAGACGCATTCGGTTTCGGTCCGCCGGCTCGGCAGCGACGGCCAGAAGGTGATGACCACTGAGGAGGCCATCGCCGCGCTGGTCGACGAGGCGACCCCGCCGGATGTCAGGCGGGCCCGCGGCGCCGTCTGATCCCTGAAATCGATCTAAACTCGCTTTCGGTTGCGGGCGTGCATCCCTATCTGGGGATTGCACGCCCGAAGACGACCAGCCGATGAGGAAACCCGCTGTGCCCGATGCCATTGAACTCCTGAAGACCCGCCGCTCGGTCAAGCCGCGCGAGATGACCGGCCCGGGTCCCTCCGCGGCCGAGCTCGAGACGATCCTCACCATCGGCGCGCGGGTGCCTGATCATGGCAAGCTCGCGCCCTGGCGCTTCATCGTCTTCGAGGGCGACGCGCGCCAGCGCGCCGGCGAGGTGATTGCCAAGGTCTTTGCGCGGAAGAATCCCGGCGCGCCGGCGGCTGACGTCGAGACCGAGCGCAATCGCCTGATGGACGCCCCGCTGGTGATCGGCATCGTCAGCTTCACAAGGCCGCATCCCAAGGTGCCGGCGTTCGAGCAGGAATTATCGGCGGGCGCGAGCGCCATGAACATCGTCACGGCCGCGACCGCGCTCGGCTACGGCGCCTGCTGGCTGACCGGCTGGTTCTCGTTCGACCGCGACGTGCTCGACGGACTCGGCCTCAAGCCGGACGAGAAGCTCGCCGGCTTCATCCATATCGGCAAGCCGACCAGGCCGAGCGAGGACCGCCCGCGACCGTTCCTTTCGGAAATCGTGACGCGATTTTAATCGAAGGCTTGTTGACGGCTTCGACATCTTGCGGCTTTGATCCCTTCCGCGAGGGAGGAGGCCCGGATGAAACGCCGTGAATTTCTGGTCGGGGCCGCGCTGCTGGCCGGCACGATGGCGCGAGGCCGCGCCGCTGACATCCCCGCTCCCTCGCCCGAGGGGCTCGACCGCATCACCGCGTATTTCGACAACGAGGTCACGAGCGGCCGGCTGCCGGGCGCCGTGATCCTGGTGCAGCAGCACGGCAAGCCGGTGTATCTCAAGACGTTCGGCGTGCGCGACACCAGGACCGGCCTTGCGATGACGCCGGACACGATCTTCGCCATCCACTCCATGACCAAGCCGATCACGTGCCTCGGCGCCATGATGCTGATCGACGAGGGCAAGCTCGCCCTCACCGACCCCGTCTCGAAATACGTCCCCCTCTTTGCCGACACCAAGGTGGGCATCGAGGTCACCGAGCCGGACGGCAAGCTGAAGCTCGATCTGGTGCCGCCGGTCCGCCCCGTCAACATCGAGGATCTGCTGCGGCACACCTCCGGGATCAGCTACGACTATATCGGCGGCAAATGGGTCGAGCAGGCCTACAAGGCCGCCAACATCTTCGAGGGTCAATTCAACAACAGGGAATTCGCCGACCGCATCGCCAGGCTGCCGCTGGCGCGCCAGCCGGGCACGCTGTGGCGCTACGGCCATTCCACCGACGTGCTCGGCGCCGTCATCGAGATCATCTCGGGCCAGACGCTGTACGAATTTTTGAAACAGCGCATCCTCGATCCGCTCGGCATGAACAGCACCAAATTCGCGCTGGCGACGGAAGGTGAATTGGCGAGGATGGCGCGACCACTGCCGAACGATTTCATCCTGCTCGCCGGCGAGCGCGACCGTCTCGACCATCCCGAATGGCAGTCCGGCGGCGGCGGGCTGCTATCGACCATCACCGATTATCAGCGCTTTTCGCAGATGCTGCTCAACGGCGGCGAGTTCGAGGGCAAGCGTTACTTAAGCCCTGCGGCTTTCAAGGCGATGACGACCGATCATGTCGGGCCCGGCTCCGGCGTCGGCCGCGACTATTTCTATTTTCCGGGCGATGGTTTCGGCTATGGCTACGGCCTTGCCGTGCGCACCGATCCCGGCAATGCGAAGCCGCCGCCGCCGGGCTCGCTCGGCGAATTGAAATGGGACTCAGGCAGCGGCACCTATTTCGGCGTCGATCCCAAGCTCGACATGGTCTACCTCATGATGCAGCAGACCCAGAACGAGCGCAGCCGCATCACGCCCGCGTTCAAGGCGCTGGTCTACGACTGCTATCCGGAGGGGCTACGCCGCCCGTGAGGCGCGCTGGCCGAAATCTGCGAGCAGCTTTGCGATCTCCGCGGCAGGCCGCGCCGCGCTGAACAGGAAGCCCTGCACCTCGTTGCAGCCCTCCGCACGGAGCCAGTCGAGCTGATCCTCGGTCTCGACGCCTTCCGCGGTCGTCGTGATGTTGAGGCTGCGGCCAAGGCCCGAGATCGCGCGCACGATCGCGCCACAATCGGGCCGCTGCGCCAGATCCTTGACGAAGGAGCGGTCGATCTTGATCTTGTCGAACGGGAAGCTGCGGAGATAGCTGAGGCTGGAATAGCCGGTGCCGAAATCATCCATGGAGATGCCGACGCCGAGCTCGCGCAGCTGATGCAGGATCGCGAGATTGGCGTCGGTCTCAGCGAGGAAGATCGATTCGGTGATCTCGAGCTCGAGCCGCTTGGGTGACAGGCCGGACTGCGCCAGCGCCGAGATCACGACCTGAACCAGATTGCGGCTGCGAAACTGCGCCGGCGAGAGATTGACGGCGACCTTGACGTCGCTCGGCCATTTCACGGCTTCGGCGCAGGCTTCGCGCAGCACCCACTCGCCGAGCTGGGTGATGAGGCCGATGTCTTCGGCAACGGGGATGAACTCCGCCGGCGAGATCATGCCCTTGTCGGGATGACGCCAGCGCAGCAGCGACTCGAAGCCTGAGATGCGGTCGGAAGCGATCGACACCAGCGGCTGGTAGTGCAGCTCGAACTCGCCATTGGCGAATGCGCGGCGCAGATCGACCTCCATGTCGCGGCGCTTCTGCGCCTGGAGATCCATCTCGCGCTCGAAGAAATGGTGCACGCCGCCACCGTCGGACTTCGCCCGGTACAGCGCCATGTCGGCGTTGCGCATCAATTCTTCCGACGTCGTCCCGTCGCCCGGCGACAGCGCGATGCCGATGCTGGCGCCGATCACCATCTCCTGGCCGTCGATCTCATAGGGTGCGCGCAGCATGTCGATCAGCAAGGTCGCGCAGGCGCTGGCCTCGTTCGGCGAGACGTCGGCGGCCAGGATCACCGCGAACTCGTCGCCGCCGAGCCGGGCCGCAAGATTGCCGCCGCGGACGGCGGTGGTGAGCCGCTCGGCAACCTCTTTGAGCAGGCGGTCGCCCGACGGATGGCCGAAGGAGTCGTTGATGTTCTTGAACAGGTCGAGATCGATATAGAGCACGCCGACGCGCTTGCCGCCGGCCTGGTCGAGCGCCTGCTTCAGGCGCTCCTGGAAATATTCGCGGTTCGGCAGATCGGTGAGCCCGTCATGGTGCGCCATGTGGGCGATCCGCGCCTCGGCCTTGCGCCGCTCGGTGATGTCGACCACTGCGACGAGATAGCCGTCGCGGTCGTCGAAGGTGACGAGACGGCCGAACGTAAGCACCTCGATCTCGCTGCCGTCGGCGCGCAGATGTCGCCAGTTGCGCGAGGAGTGATAAGTGTCGCCGACGCGTTCGAGCGCCTCGGCATGGCTCTCCCATTCGTCCTGCGGCCAGATCTCGTGCAGCTTCATGCGCAGGAAGGTGGCGCGGCTGTAGCCGTAATGCTGGACCGCGGCGTCGTTGACGCCAAGGAACTGCTTGGTCTCGGCGTCGAACACCCACATAGGCATCGGGTTGTTGTCGAACAGCAGGCGGAACGAGGCGTCGCGCCGCTTCAAGGCGGTGACGTCGGAGATCGTCAGCGAGACCACGTCGGCAAAGGCGGTGGCGCTGAGGCGGAGGTATCGCCCCTCGTTCTCGATCTCGAGCTGCTCGCCGCGGCCGCCCGAGACGGCCTTGAGCAGGAATTCCATGATCTCGGGGGCGGCCAGCAGCGTGCTGCCTTCGCCGATCCGCCGCCACAACAGGCTTCCGGTCGCGAGCTTCAGCAGCGCGCCCGCGCTCTTGTTGTGGTGCACGACCTGGAGATCGAACGGCTTGCCTTCGGCATCGCGCAGCGTCGCCAGCGAAACCACCGCATCGTCGGTCGAGGAGAAGATCGCGTCGAGGAGATTGTATTGCGCGCCGCGTTCGTTGACATAGGCGCCGATCAGGGTCGCGCCCCAGCGCGAGGCGGTCGGCAGCGCGAGCACGTCGTAGGTCCGGACCATGCCGTCGCGCACGCAATGCGCGCTCGCCTGGTGAGGCCGGCCGTTCGCGAGCGCACTCGCCACCGCTTCCGACAGCGCCGTGGCGCAATCGGGCGACAGTTCGGCGACCGGGATGTCCCAGCGCTCCTCGCCGAGCCATTTCTGCACGTAACGTCCGCTGCGCGACAGCTCGAGCGCGCCGTCATTCCTCAGCAGCGCAATGTGGTCGGCGAGCCGTCCCAGGCTGCCCAGCATCACGTCCTCGTAGCGCGGCAGCCGGTCCCCCGGCTTCAACGCGGCACGCCATTTGCGTTGAAGCACCGGGATGTCGTCAAACATTTCGGCGGCCGGTTTCCCCGACGCTTTCTTCGCGGCAGTCATTGTAGTCCCCAACGCACATTCCCCGCGCATCCAATGCAGCGGCGCTTAATGGCGTGTAAAAAGGACGCAGATGCGGGTTCCGATTTAGTGATTATGACAGTTTTAAGTCAGGTGTTGGTTAGTGGGTGTTAGAGACTATGACGGGCGTTTGAAATGCGGTGCTTGCAATGACGGAGTGTGGATCGACAGCTCGTAGGGTGGGCAAAGCGAAGCGTGCCCACCATTGCCAGATGTGATCGCTGAGAAATGGTGGGCATGGCGCGCAAAGTGCGCGCCTTTCCCACCTACGGACCGTCATGCCAGCCGCTCAATCACCACATCCAGCAGCGCGCGCAGGCGGGCCAGCCGCCGCAAGTCGCGGTGATAGCCGACATAGGTGTCGCGGCCGGGCGGGCTCACGCCGATATCGAACGCGACGAGCCTTCGATCGCGGTCGCCGAGCGGGCGCGGCAGCACCGCGAGCCCGCTACCGCCGGCGCAGAGCTCGGCCTGCGCCTGCCTGTTGTTGCTGCGCGCGGCGACTTCCGCCTTCGGCAGTGTGCGCTTCAGCCAGACGGCATCGGGCATATCGGCGAATTCGGTATTCATGGTCACGACGCGGACACCACTGCCGTCGCTCGCGTGCGGCGGCTTGCTGCCCTTCCTGCCGTAGAGCGCGTAGGGAATGTGCAGCAGCTTTCGCGAGATCACCTCGGGCTCGCTGAACGGCTTGATGCGGAAGACGAGATCGGCCTCGCGCCGCGGCAGGCTGTAGAGACGCGCATCGGTCAGAAGCTCGACGATCACCTTCGGGTGGCGCTTGCCAAAGGCAGCGATCACCGGCGACAGCATCACCGTGCCGAACCAGTCCGACGACGACAGGCGCAGCATGCCGTCGAGCTGCGTCTCCGCGCCGGAAGCGTGCCGCTCGAGCGCGAGCGCCTCTTCCTCGATCCGCTCGGCATGGCGCAGCACGGCCGTGCCTTCGTCGGTCAGCACGAAACCGTCCGCGGTGCGCTGAAACAGCACCTGCCCCAACGCCGTTTCGAGCGCGCGCAGCCGCCGGCCCATCGTCGGCTGGGTCTGGCCGATCTTTCGCGCGGCAGCACCTAGCGTGCCTTCACGTGCAATCGCCAGGAAGATGCGCAGATCGCTCCAGTCCATCCAAGAACCCATCATACAAAAACGCACGATCATCGTACATCCTTGTTGCTTTCCATGCAAAGATTCATGGGCCTATTGAAGGTCGACAACGGAGCAAGACGATCATGACGAGACCTTCGACGATGCGCGCGGCCGTGCTGGAGACCCACAACGCGCCCTTACGCCTCTCAACGATCTCCACGCCCGCCATCGGCTCGCGCGAGGTGCTGGTGCGGGTGCACGCGAGCGGGGTCAATCCGCTCGACACCAAGATCCATTCCGGCGCAGCCGCACATGCGCGCCATCCTGTCCCGGCGATCCTCGGACTCGATCTCGCCGGCGTGGTCGAACAGACCGGGCGCGAGGTCTCGCGGTTCAAGCCGGGCGACGAAGTCTATGGCATGACCGGAGGCGTCGGCGGCGTGCAGGGCTCGCTGGCCGAATTCGCCGCCGTCGATGCAGACTTGCTGGCATTGAAGCCGGCCAATCTGAGCATGCGCGAAGCGGCCGCCCTGCCCCTGATCTTCATCACGGCGTGGGAAGGCCTGATCGACCGCGCGGCGCTGAAGGCCGGCCAGAAGGTGTTGGTCCATGGCGGCGCAGGCGGTGTCGGCCATGTCGCGATCCAGATCGCGCGTGCGTTCGGAGCAGACGTGTACGCGACGGGCTCGGCGTCGCAGCGCGCCACCATCGAAGGCTTTGGCGCGGTCTTCATCGACCGCAGCACCGCTGTCGACGTCTACGTCGCGAAGCACACCGGCGGCGGCGGGTTCGACATCGTCTACGACACTGTCGGCGGCAAGGTGCTCGATGCCTCCTTCGAAGCCGTGCGCCGTTTCGGTCATGTCGTGAGCGCGCTCGGCTGGGGCACGCATGCGCTGGCGCCGCTGTCGTTCCGCGCCGCCACCTATTCCGGCGTGTTCACGTTGCTCCCGCTGCTGTCAGGCGAAGGCCGCGCGCATCACGGAGCGATCATGGCGGAGGCGACGCGCCTGGTTGAGGCCGGCAAGCTCGTGCCGCTGGTCGATCCCAGGCATTTCACGCTGGAGAGCGTTGACGAGGCCTATGCACTGATCAGGGATCACGCGACGAAGGGCAAGCTAGTCGTGGATATCTGAGATCGAGTTCGCGGCCTGCGCCGCTAATCCTCGCTCGAGGCCGCGGAGCGGTTGCGCAAATGAGCCTGCGACAGCAGGAAGAACAATGCGCGCTCACCATGATATTTGGCGGCCGGCCGGGTGCGGTCGAACCCGTCGGCAAATATCTTGCCGGACTGGTCGCACACCTGCCACCGCCAACCGAACCGTTTGCGCCTGGTGAGGATCACTTCGAACATGCCGACGGGCTTGGTCCCCTGCTCCTGCCGGTCCTGCAGGTTCATCAACCTGCGCCGGCCTCCCCCATTGGACGGATGCCCGACATATCACGCAGCAGGATGGAAAGAGAATAAGTTTGATTATCGGAAATACGCATCTTCCACCGGCACTTGCGCTGGCCGTAACGAAGTCGCGACACGTCTGGAATAAGCCTTTGGCAGTGGTGTTTTCTTAACCCCCGAACCGCAGCTTGGTAGCGCTGACAGCAATATTCAGCGCCGAACACAAGCAAGCGGCTACGATCTGCTTCTGCTCACTTGTGCACACAAGCGCAGAAAGGTAACGGGAGATAGAGCATTGATGCGCCAAGTGAGAAATATTGTGCCGGATCCGAAGCCCAACGGCAGATCGCATACGGACCATGCGGCATCGCCGCAAAAGCGCCTCAGCGCGCCACGACTTCGACTTCGCCGTCGACGCCGTTCACGACGTTGAAGCCGCGCTCGTAGACCTTGCCCTCGTTCTTGGCGATGGCGCGGTATTCGCCCTCGGAGAGCACGACGCGGGGGAAGGCGCCGATCGATTCCTTGATGACGTCGCCGCCGGGGGTCAGCACCGACCAGGCGGTGTTGGCGAGCGCCTCGCCGCCCCGGTCGCTGACGAGCTTCAGCGTGATGACGGCGGCGCGGTGGGTGATGGTGACGTCGGTGAGCTTGCCGGCCTGGACGCGGATGTCCGAGCGCACCACCGAATTGGCGTCGCCATAATTGGAGATGATGTAGTAGGTGCCCTCCGGCAGCAGCACGACGTCGCCGGCGGCGACGTTCGGCACCAGCGAGGCGCGCTCGCCGGATTCGAACTGGCTGCCCTTGTAGATCGCGAACGAGATCTGGTTCTGCGGAATGCGGCTGGTGCCGACGCGGCCCTCGATGCGCAGGCCCCCGGCGGGCAGCACGAAGGATTCGCGGTCGGTCTCGGCCTTCAGGCTGACGGTGCGCACCGCGCTGACGAGGCCGAAGGCGACGTGCACGACGTAGTTGCCGGGCGGCAGCACGATGTTAGGCGTGGCGTTGCGATCTTCCTTGATCAGTTTGAAGGTGCCGTTCTCGTCGGGACGGTCGGCAAACACCCGCCAGACCAGGCCGCTGGTGATCGCGGCCGAGTCCTTGCCGTATTTTGCGGTCAGCGACAGCACGCCCTGGCCGGGCACGGCCGCGTTGAGCGGCGCGGCCGGCGGCACGGTTGCGACCGCGGGCGGTGGCATGCTGGGCGTCACCGGCTGGGTCAGGGTCGGCGGCAGGCTCGGGGGGCCGGCGCCCTGTCCGGACGGCGCCAGCTGGATGGCGTTACCGGGGTCGGGGACCGACGCGGGCGGCACCGGGGGCGGACGATCGGAGAAAAGCTGCGCCTGCGCGGCGTTTTGGCTTGAAGTGACGACGAACGCGGCAAGGATCAGCGCCGGCAGCAGCCTGCCGCTGCGCCGCCATCCGATGATGCCGTCACCCCCGCGTGTCATGTCACCTGCTTTTCACCGAAAACGCGGCAAATTCAAGCCTTGGAACGCCTGGGAAATACGGACTTTGGAACCGGGCTGACGCCTGCGTGATTAGACCAAAGGCAGCCGGCCCTCGCCACACTCCTGCCCCCTGCTTCCCGAACGGTATAAACCATGCTTGGCCCTCGTTCTGGCGGAGCGGATATACGGCGCCTACTCTGGTTGTGGGGGCTGGCCCGGGTAGGAGAGTTTCGGTGCTTGAGATCTTGAAGGGCCGCGGCGCGAACGGCTCCAATGGCGAGAAGGTCGGCCTCGGTAGCATCCGCCGGCCAGTTGTCGGCCTTGCTCTCGGCGGCGGCGCGGCGCGCGGCTTTGCCC
The genomic region above belongs to Bradyrhizobium arachidis and contains:
- a CDS encoding nitroreductase family protein, whose protein sequence is MPDAIELLKTRRSVKPREMTGPGPSAAELETILTIGARVPDHGKLAPWRFIVFEGDARQRAGEVIAKVFARKNPGAPAADVETERNRLMDAPLVIGIVSFTRPHPKVPAFEQELSAGASAMNIVTAATALGYGACWLTGWFSFDRDVLDGLGLKPDEKLAGFIHIGKPTRPSEDRPRPFLSEIVTRF
- a CDS encoding LysR family transcriptional regulator, giving the protein MDWSDLRIFLAIAREGTLGAAARKIGQTQPTMGRRLRALETALGQVLFQRTADGFVLTDEGTAVLRHAERIEEEALALERHASGAETQLDGMLRLSSSDWFGTVMLSPVIAAFGKRHPKVIVELLTDARLYSLPRREADLVFRIKPFSEPEVISRKLLHIPYALYGRKGSKPPHASDGSGVRVVTMNTEFADMPDAVWLKRTLPKAEVAARSNNRQAQAELCAGGSGLAVLPRPLGDRDRRLVAFDIGVSPPGRDTYVGYHRDLRRLARLRALLDVVIERLA
- a CDS encoding putative bifunctional diguanylate cyclase/phosphodiesterase; this encodes MTAAKKASGKPAAEMFDDIPVLQRKWRAALKPGDRLPRYEDVMLGSLGRLADHIALLRNDGALELSRSGRYVQKWLGEERWDIPVAELSPDCATALSEAVASALANGRPHQASAHCVRDGMVRTYDVLALPTASRWGATLIGAYVNERGAQYNLLDAIFSSTDDAVVSLATLRDAEGKPFDLQVVHHNKSAGALLKLATGSLLWRRIGEGSTLLAAPEIMEFLLKAVSGGRGEQLEIENEGRYLRLSATAFADVVSLTISDVTALKRRDASFRLLFDNNPMPMWVFDAETKQFLGVNDAAVQHYGYSRATFLRMKLHEIWPQDEWESHAEALERVGDTYHSSRNWRHLRADGSEIEVLTFGRLVTFDDRDGYLVAVVDITERRKAEARIAHMAHHDGLTDLPNREYFQERLKQALDQAGGKRVGVLYIDLDLFKNINDSFGHPSGDRLLKEVAERLTTAVRGGNLAARLGGDEFAVILAADVSPNEASACATLLIDMLRAPYEIDGQEMVIGASIGIALSPGDGTTSEELMRNADMALYRAKSDGGGVHHFFEREMDLQAQKRRDMEVDLRRAFANGEFELHYQPLVSIASDRISGFESLLRWRHPDKGMISPAEFIPVAEDIGLITQLGEWVLREACAEAVKWPSDVKVAVNLSPAQFRSRNLVQVVISALAQSGLSPKRLELEITESIFLAETDANLAILHQLRELGVGISMDDFGTGYSSLSYLRSFPFDKIKIDRSFVKDLAQRPDCGAIVRAISGLGRSLNITTTAEGVETEDQLDWLRAEGCNEVQGFLFSAARPAAEIAKLLADFGQRASRAA
- a CDS encoding serine hydrolase domain-containing protein — translated: MKRREFLVGAALLAGTMARGRAADIPAPSPEGLDRITAYFDNEVTSGRLPGAVILVQQHGKPVYLKTFGVRDTRTGLAMTPDTIFAIHSMTKPITCLGAMMLIDEGKLALTDPVSKYVPLFADTKVGIEVTEPDGKLKLDLVPPVRPVNIEDLLRHTSGISYDYIGGKWVEQAYKAANIFEGQFNNREFADRIARLPLARQPGTLWRYGHSTDVLGAVIEIISGQTLYEFLKQRILDPLGMNSTKFALATEGELARMARPLPNDFILLAGERDRLDHPEWQSGGGGLLSTITDYQRFSQMLLNGGEFEGKRYLSPAAFKAMTTDHVGPGSGVGRDYFYFPGDGFGYGYGLAVRTDPGNAKPPPPGSLGELKWDSGSGTYFGVDPKLDMVYLMMQQTQNERSRITPAFKALVYDCYPEGLRRP
- the thrS gene encoding threonine--tRNA ligase, coding for MSDQPKSESGFQYSLSNLKPVTPAAKVTLTFPDGAQRQYDKSITGLEIAKGISPSLAKRTVAMALDGVVADLDDPIEADAKIELINRDDPRALELIRHDCAHVLAEAVQTLWPGTQVTIGPVIENGFYYDFFRNEPFTPEDFAAIEKKMREIIARDKPFTKEVWDREKTKQVFRDKGEAFKVELVDAIPGNEPIKIYYQGDWFDLCRGPHMTSTGKVGNAFKLMKVAGAYWRGDSNNPMLTRIYGTAFAKQEDLDAYLKQIEEAEKRDHRKLGRELDLFHFQEEGPGVVFWHPKGWTIFQQLIAYMRRRLSGDYNEVNAPQILDKVLWETSGHWGWYRENMFAAQSAGDEAEDKRWFALKPMNCPGHVQIFKHGLKSYRDLPLRLAEFGVVHRYEPSGAMHGLMRVRGFTQDDAHIFCTEDQLADECLKINDLILSTYADFGFTGDLTVKLSTRPEKRVGTDAMWDHAERVMATVLREIQTQNNHIKTEINPGEGAFYGPKFEYVLRDAIGRDWQCGTTQVDFNLPERFGAFYIDHDGSKKPPVMVHRAICGSMERYIGILIEHFAGNFPLWLSPVQAVVTTITSEGDEYAKQVLEQARRAGLRVELDLRNEKINYKVREHSLAKIPALLVVGKKEAETHSVSVRRLGSDGQKVMTTEEAIAALVDEATPPDVRRARGAV
- a CDS encoding zinc-dependent alcohol dehydrogenase family protein encodes the protein MTRPSTMRAAVLETHNAPLRLSTISTPAIGSREVLVRVHASGVNPLDTKIHSGAAAHARHPVPAILGLDLAGVVEQTGREVSRFKPGDEVYGMTGGVGGVQGSLAEFAAVDADLLALKPANLSMREAAALPLIFITAWEGLIDRAALKAGQKVLVHGGAGGVGHVAIQIARAFGADVYATGSASQRATIEGFGAVFIDRSTAVDVYVAKHTGGGGFDIVYDTVGGKVLDASFEAVRRFGHVVSALGWGTHALAPLSFRAATYSGVFTLLPLLSGEGRAHHGAIMAEATRLVEAGKLVPLVDPRHFTLESVDEAYALIRDHATKGKLVVDI